A region from the Aphis gossypii isolate Hap1 chromosome 1, ASM2018417v2, whole genome shotgun sequence genome encodes:
- the LOC114132499 gene encoding 60S ribosomal protein L5 translates to MGFVKVVKNKQYFKRYQVKFKRRREGKTDYYARKRLIVQDKNKYDTPKYRLIVRFSNRDITCQVAHSRIEGDKIVCAAYSHELPKYGVKVGLTNYAAAYCTGLLVARRLLKKLGLDRLYEGLKEANGEEYYVEPADEGPNAFRCNLDVGLMKTSTGARVFGAMKGAVDGGFNIPHSVKRFPGYDAEAKEYSAETHRKHILGLHVAEYMRKLEEEDEDAFNRQFSQYIKLGIVADDLENMYKKAHENIRSDPKRDRKPKKDVSKEPKRWNAKKLTNAERKQRVVEAKAAYLKELQGEEMES, encoded by the exons ATG GGTTTCGTTAAAGTTGTTAAGAACAAACAATACTTTAAGCGTTATCAAGTCAAATTCAAGAGGCGTCGTGAAGGTAAAACTGACTACTATGCACGCAAACGTTTGATCGTCCAAGACAAGAACAAATATGACACTCCCAAGTACCGTTTAATTGTTCGTTTCTCCAACCGAGACATCACATGCCAG GTTGCACACTCTCGCATTGAAGGTGACAAGATTGTATGCGCTGCCTACAGTCATGAATTACCTAAATATGGTGTCAAAGTAGGTTTAACCAATTATGCTGCTGCTTACTGCACTGGACTTTTGGTTGCTCGCCga ttattgaaaaaacttGGTTTGGACCGTTTGTATGAAGGATTAAAAGAGGCTAACGGTGAAGAATATTACGTCGAACCTGCAGATGAAGGTCCAAATGCTTTCCGTTGCAATCTAGATGTTGGTTTGATGAAGACCAGCACTGGTGCTAGAGTTTTTGGAGCAATGAAAGGAGCCGTCGATGGCGGTTTCAACATTCCTCACag tgtGAAACGATTCCCTGGCTATGATGCTGAAGCCAAAGAATACAGTGCTGAAACTCATCGTAAGCACATTTTGGGTTTACACGTAGCTGAATACATGCGAAAATTGGAAGAAGAAGACGAAGATGCCTTCAATCGTCAATTCTCTCAGTACATCAAATTAGGAATCGTCGCCGATGat ttggaaaatatgtacaaaaaagCACATGAAAATATCAGAAGTGACCCGAAACGAGATAGGAAACCGAAGAAGGATGTTTCAAAGGAACCTAAACGCTGGAACGCTAAGAAATTGACTAATGCTGAACGCAAACAACGTGTTGTGGAAGCCAAAGCTGCGTATCTTAAAGAGTTACAAGGCGAAGAGATGGAATCCTAA